A stretch of Planococcus citri chromosome 5, ihPlaCitr1.1, whole genome shotgun sequence DNA encodes these proteins:
- the LOC135847982 gene encoding carbonic anhydrase 7-like — protein sequence MFQGDNRTLLELQLPPTGIMRRISICVFFCLISPCFTSLSDDYFLPFSGLISPLPPETPEPINIISSKAKPIVTTPLVILSGLFDRVHLRNTGHSVEINLDQPITSSIATGGVLYNNIYVLNSFKFHWTDDLNGISGTTCDGKDGTPLEVSIWYCSKKCGSFSNCLNDRDGLFELRIRINVRGSVPNPLFSPLQQYLKQIRKANTVSEDFPIALAFLWFDIFPPWNQYYAYPGSYFKESNGRHYYCSTTVVPPLFPFHFISKEQFKDTFGKFQRLNGTRLTDANPQALQGRRPVVVTRGVLNIPTIGIPFAPTPF from the exons ATGTTTCAAGGTGATAACCGTACATTGTTAGAACTTCAGCTACCACCTACAGGTATAATGCGTCGGATATctatttgtgtatttttctgCTTAATAAGCCCTTGTTTTACATCATTATCAG ATGACTATTTTTTGCCATTTAGTGGACTTATTTCTCCACTGCCTCCTGAAACTCCCGAACCGATAAACATTATTAGTAGTAAAGCAAAACCTATTGTTACAACGCCTCTAGTTATACTTTCGGGTTTATTCGATAGAGTTCATTTGAGAAATACTGGACATTCTG ttgaaattaatttggatCAACCGATAACTTCGTCGATAGCTACTGGTGGAGTATTGTATAATAATATTTACGTATTAAATAGCTTTAAATTTCATTGGACAGATGATTTAAATGGGATTTCTGGCACAACATGTGATGGAAAAGACGG GACACCCTTAGAGGTATCAATATGGTATTGTAGTAAGAAATGTGGCTCGTTCTCAAACTGCTTAAATGACCGCGATGGTCTTTTTGAACTTCGTATTCGTATTAATgtg AGAGGATCAGTTCCTAATCCATTGTTTTCCCCACTCCAACAATACCTGAAGCAAATAAGAAAAGCTAATACGGTCTCGGAAGATTTTCCAATCGCTTTAGCGTTCTTGTGGTTTGATATTTTCCCCCCTTGGAACCAATATTACGCTTACCCAGGATCTTATTTTAAAGAAAGCAATGGAAGACATTATTACTGCAGTACTACGGTTGTTCCTCCTCTATTTCCATTCCATTTCATATCGAAAGAACAA tttaaagatacgtttggaaaatttcaaaggctcAATGGAACAAGGTTAACCGATGCTAATCCGCAAGCTCTTCAGGGAAGAAGACCAGTTGTGGTGACAAGAGGTGTACTTAATATTCCTACAATAGGAATACCATTTGCTCCTACACCTTTTTAA